One Euphorbia lathyris chromosome 1, ddEupLath1.1, whole genome shotgun sequence DNA segment encodes these proteins:
- the LOC136216330 gene encoding putative F-box/FBD/LRR-repeat protein At5g22670, translating into MAETGGASMVETEGRCDSENEINRIKSGEENEDRISALPDVLIHRILSLLPTTDSVKTMVLSKSWKYRWTRVSVLKFVYNTCIYNGMSIDQFSNFIDKTLNLHDDCSNIDKFVIKMTSYSERIPNKDRWIRFAVKKHVKELIVFLTINSPYPLPEFLFNNSSLVKLKLLYCDLMPIGNVNWGSVKILRLYDCALQKGGIENVLSGTPMLEYLELHRCNMFDLHRCNLFDAVVIASKSVKILLLDSFNSNNIEISCPNVERLRISGLIGLTSPKLMNLRSSVYVTFDFFYDYDRNDYNVQHCINLVSQTIMQVHHVEKLDIGPYLMNVLSLYSKDCIEGLPDSLTQRILSFIPSTKEAFKSNFYYRWECKWTDVSILNFISNEKLVIDSKDIPLCKLYSRLSLWIRFAAKKHVKELILDCDGFNLESWDKYELWSSFFNNPSLVKLKMCACEFMPNVKVNWESLKSLQLDHSELGNQAIEHILSGSPLLECLELCYCGFQGALVVASEHLKTILLREFGKNCPLLEILCPNLESLKIRGNVGSTSLKLTNLPSSLHANLDLYVLESDDISLDDSADLVEEIRKQILHVEELEIELNRLKITV; encoded by the exons AAACTGGCGGAGCTTCCATGGTGGAAACCGAAGGAAGGTGTGATTcagaaaatgaaattaatagaatcaaatcGGGCGAAGAAAATGAAGACCGCATTAGTGCCTTACCGGATGTCCTGATTCACCGCATCCTCTCCCTTCTGCCGACAACCGATTCAGTGAAGACTATGGTTTTATCCAAATCGTGGAAGTATCGATGGACTCGTGTATCAGTTCTCAAATTCGTCTATAACACGTGTATTTATAATGGTATGTCTATCGATCAATTTTCCAATTTCATCGATAAAACCCTAAATCTCCATGATGATTGCTCCAATATCGACAAATTCGTCATCAAAATGACAAGTTACTCTGAAAGAATTCCTAACAAGGATCGGTGGATACGTTTTGCTGTGAAAAAGCATGTAAAGGAACTCATTGTGTTTCTCACTATCAACTCCCCGTATCCCTTGCCAGAATTTCTTTTCAACAATTCTTCATTAGTTAAATTGAAGTTACTTTATTGTGATCTTATGCCGATTGGAAATGTAAATTGGGGATCTGTCAAGATTTTGCGTTTATATGATTGTGCACTGCAAAAGGGAGGGATTGAGAATGTTTTATCCGGTACTCCTATGCTTGAATACTTGGAATTACACCGCTGCAATATGTTTGATTTACACCGCTGCAATTTGTTTGATGCTGTTGTTATTGCTTCTAAAAGTGTGAAAATTCTTCTTTTGGATTCATTTAATTCTAATAACATTGAAATCTCATGTCCCAATGTTGAGAGATTGAGAATTTCAGGTCTAATAGGGCTTACATCTCCTAAATTAATGAATTTGCGGTCTTCAGTTTATGTTACTTTTGATTTTTTCTACGATTACGACCGAAACGACTACAATGTACAACACTGCATAAATTTGGTTAGTCAGACTATTATGCAGGTTCATCATGTTGAGAAGCTAGATATTGGGCCTTACTTGATGAAT GTTCTATCATTGTATTCTAAAGATTGCATAGAAGGTTTGCCAGATTCTCTGACTCAGCGAATCCTCTCCTTTATACCGTCAACAAAAGAGGCCTTTAAgtctaatttttattataggTGGGAGTGTAAATGGACCGACGTCTCTATCCTAAATTTCATTTCAAACG AGAAACTTGTTATCGACTCCAAAGATATCCCTTTGTGTAAGCTGTATTCTAGATTGTCATTGTGGATTCGTTTCGCTGCCAAAAAACATGTAAAGGAGCTCATTTTAGACTGTGATGGTTTTAATTTGGAATCATGGGACAAGTACGAATTGTGGTCTTCTTTTTTCAACAATCCTTCATTAGTTAAGCTGAAGATGTGTGCTTGTGAGTTTATGCCGAACGTGAAAGTAAATTGGGAATCTCTTAAGAGTTTGCAGTTAGATCATTCTGAGTTGGGTAATCAAGCGATTGAGCATATATTATCTGGTAGTCCTTTGCTTGAATGCTTAGAATTATGTTATTGTGGCTTTCAAGGGGCGCTTGTTGTTGCTTCTGAGCATTTGAAAACAATTCTTCTAAGGGAATTTGGCAAGAACTGTCCTCTCCTAGAAATTTTATGTCCGAATCTGGAGAGCTTGAAAATAAGGGGAAACGTGGGTTCTACATCTCTTAAATTGACGAACTTGCCTTCTTCACTTCATGCTAATTTGGATTTGTATGTCTTAGAATCAGATGATATCAGTCTTGATGACTCTGCGGATTTAGTTGAGGAGATCAGGAAGCAGATTCTCCATGTTGAGGAGCTAGAAATCGAGTTGAATAGGTTAAAGATAACTGTTTGA